CCTGCCCGGATCCTCACAGTGAACTTCCCGATGATAGGCTTCGCGAAATGCACGTGTGGAATCCAGCGCAAGTTGGGTGATATCCACCCGCTCCAGCTGTACATTCCACTGCTCTGGCTGCTTTGCCAGCAATAGCAGCTGCTCGGTCATCTCTCGCATGCGCACGGATTCGGACAGAATGGCTTCTACCGCCTCGTCGAATACTTCGGGACGTTCCTTGCCCCTTCGTTGCAGCAAGCTGGCATAACTTTCAATGATGGTAAGTGGTGTTTTCAGTTCATGAGAAGCATCAGAAACAAAGCGCTCCTGCCGCTCGAAGTTGGATTCCAGCAGATCCATCATACGGTTGAACGTCTGCCCCATCGTTTTCAGCTCATCCTTCGATTTTTCGTCGAGCGGAAGTCGCTTGAACTGGCCGCTCGACTGGATATCACTCATCGTACGTGTCATCTGCTGGATCGGCCTTGTCATCCGGTTCGCCAGAATACGGCTGGAGATGATGGCCGGAATCAGCGCGATGATGGTAACGGCAACTAGAACTGTACGAAGCACAGACAGGCGATTCTCGGTATCTTCAATGCTCTCGGTGACTTGTAGATTCACTACTTCTCCATCCGGCCAGATCACTGGAACAGAGACCCAGACATAACCGATTTGTTCAACTTGGGTATACTCCGATTTTTTTTCGCTTTCGTATTTGTAGGACAGCTTGCTCAGCTGCTCCTCTGCCGAGGTCGTCACCGGCGGGGAGCTGGTGCCGTCTTC
This window of the Paenibacillus marchantiae genome carries:
- a CDS encoding sensor histidine kinase; the encoded protein is MSLRSRIYGYSSVLFAVLLIAVNLSVYIVFERMSIDNEIKRVEAEAESIVKGVRQSAGSIPPDDLLRAYAPLDGMLRIVNEDGTSSPPVTTSAEEQLSKLSYKYESEKKSEYTQVEQIGYVWVSVPVIWPDGEVVNLQVTESIEDTENRLSVLRTVLVAVTIIALIPAIISSRILANRMTRPIQQMTRTMSDIQSSGQFKRLPLDEKSKDELKTMGQTFNRMMDLLESNFERQERFVSDASHELKTPLTIIESYASLLQRRGKERPEVFDEAVEAILSESVRMREMTEQLLLLAKQPEQWNVQLERVDITQLALDSTRAFREAYHREVHCEDPGRIWAISDVSKLKQLLFILLDNARKYSEDAIEVRLEAKGQECRICIVDKGIGMREEELSKVFDRFYRVDQARTRSGEASGSGLGLSLAKDIAEAVGARIELNSTEGRGTEASIILPTSVQNGSLS